One stretch of Brevibacillus laterosporus DNA includes these proteins:
- a CDS encoding HAMP domain-containing protein has product MSPFRNMGFQMKMMLSYFVMMLLIGSVAILNSYQITKVTSEESHLTQKVVPQTNALLELKNQLYTKMFALQMYVSTQEPNYLEKYYTVFELRDTFTMLKRNEENKEFFRIIDLIHELDLIFLNKVDPLLKANNVDAVTFVLTTEVDPKIAYLEKFVSLSLRTIEAKTSEEVLNSSKRLKFSLIITYTISVASILFGLFCTLYFRKELMRPIRSLLRQVREVSHGTFGQQITYSVRDEFFELAQECNKMSRNISILFQQGERQNQTLAQEKYVREQILDSLPVGIITRHFVTGEVYINRKALELVQLDEESYPRTVTPQVWVTKDDPDIDCDSVWFENKKMELLHKNNSPFLGLVSYVPLRDNDQGNMGWMVVLSDITEQEQVQQYIHQSEKLALVGQLAAGAAHEIRNPLTVIYGFIQLLQQKLTKEERKQYHLALVLQEIERVNKIVTEMLLLSKPSTPINREIPALELLNSIFTLTKGEALLHGIEMKFICPSTISLYVDQEQMKQILLNLMKNSMEAMPQGGQLKVVCTETKLGVRIRIIDTGNGIPAEYLSRVMDPFFSEKEGGTGLGLPITMRLVSNHGGEMQIESELGKGTTITIDLPNQQKKLKDQTRS; this is encoded by the coding sequence GTGTCCCCTTTTCGCAACATGGGATTTCAGATGAAAATGATGTTAAGTTACTTTGTGATGATGCTTCTCATTGGCTCCGTTGCAATCCTGAACAGTTATCAAATTACCAAGGTAACCTCTGAGGAATCTCATTTAACGCAAAAGGTTGTTCCGCAAACCAATGCTTTACTAGAACTGAAAAATCAATTGTACACGAAGATGTTTGCCCTACAGATGTATGTATCCACTCAGGAACCGAACTATCTAGAAAAATACTATACGGTGTTCGAGTTACGCGATACGTTTACTATGTTGAAACGAAATGAAGAAAACAAAGAATTTTTCCGAATTATCGACCTTATTCACGAGTTAGATCTTATTTTTCTTAATAAGGTAGATCCATTACTCAAGGCAAACAACGTAGATGCTGTTACCTTCGTCTTGACAACAGAAGTAGACCCTAAGATCGCTTATTTAGAGAAATTTGTCAGTTTGTCTTTACGAACGATTGAAGCGAAAACATCAGAAGAAGTGCTAAACAGTAGCAAGAGACTAAAATTTTCACTGATTATTACATATACAATTTCTGTAGCATCCATCTTGTTCGGCTTATTTTGTACACTCTATTTCCGAAAAGAACTGATGCGTCCTATTCGCTCGCTACTTAGACAAGTACGGGAGGTTTCACACGGAACATTCGGGCAACAAATTACTTACAGTGTACGCGATGAATTTTTTGAATTAGCACAGGAATGTAACAAAATGTCTCGCAATATTTCTATTCTCTTTCAACAAGGAGAGCGGCAAAATCAAACGTTGGCCCAAGAAAAATATGTGCGGGAACAAATTCTTGATTCCTTGCCTGTAGGGATTATTACCCGTCATTTTGTTACTGGTGAAGTCTATATTAATCGCAAAGCCTTAGAATTGGTGCAGTTAGATGAAGAGTCCTATCCTCGCACAGTGACACCACAAGTCTGGGTGACGAAAGATGATCCAGACATTGACTGTGATTCGGTTTGGTTTGAAAATAAAAAAATGGAGCTATTACACAAAAATAACTCCCCTTTTCTTGGGTTAGTTTCCTATGTCCCCCTACGCGATAATGATCAAGGAAATATGGGATGGATGGTTGTTTTGTCAGATATTACCGAACAAGAACAGGTACAACAGTATATTCACCAATCGGAAAAACTAGCCTTAGTGGGACAATTAGCTGCTGGCGCCGCCCACGAAATTCGTAACCCTCTGACGGTAATCTATGGATTTATTCAACTTTTACAACAAAAGTTAACTAAGGAAGAGCGTAAACAATACCATCTAGCATTAGTGCTACAAGAGATTGAACGTGTGAACAAAATCGTTACAGAAATGTTACTTTTGTCTAAACCTTCGACACCTATTAATCGTGAAATTCCTGCCTTGGAGCTATTGAACTCAATCTTCACCCTAACAAAGGGGGAAGCTCTTCTGCATGGAATTGAGATGAAATTTATTTGTCCCTCAACCATCTCACTTTATGTTGATCAGGAGCAAATGAAGCAAATCCTGTTAAATCTAATGAAAAACAGCATGGAGGCAATGCCTCAAGGTGGACAACTAAAAGTCGTTTGTACAGAAACGAAATTAGGCGTACGTATTCGCATTATTGATACCGGAAACGGTATTCCTGCCGAGTATCTATC